CCCGGATCGACGCCATCGTGTCGGTGAAGTTAGGCCCGCAGATGACCGTCTCCGTGCCGGAGTCTCGGAGCATGTACTCGAACTCGTCGGGGGTGAGCATGTCGTTCAGTGGGAGCTTCGCGGCGCCCACCTTGATCACCGCCACGTCCGCCACGACGTACTCGAGGCGGTTCGACATCATGAGCGCGACGCGATCGCCGACGCCCACTCCCCGTTCGACGAGTCCGTGAGCAACGGCGTTAGCGCGGCGATCCAATTCCTCGTAGGTCAGCTCCCGGTCGCCATCCACGACGGCGGTCCGATCGGCGTACTTCCGGAGGCTCGTCTCGAAGACGTCTTTCAGCGTGGCCCCCGGTTCGGGCTCGCTCGCCGTCGTCGTGATCGACTCGCTCATGGGTCAGGGTGTCGCATCGGGTGCTGGTTGCTCGAGCCACTCTTCGTAGAAGACGTCGACGTCCGGTTCGAAGGGTTTCAAGACCGGGTATCCGGCCGGGACGGCGTCGACGTCCAGGAGCGTGTAACACTCCGGGCAGAAGAACTCCCGGAGCTGGAATCCCCAGTCCTCGTCCGGCGTCATCCACTTGGGGTACAACTGGCGCATGTCGGTTTCGCTCTCCTTGACTCGCACCTGACACTCCGTTTTCCAGTTGTCTTCGAGGGGGCCGAACTCGTGGCCGCACTCGGCCTTGACGATCCGGTCGCCGTTCTTCGCGACGGCGAAGAGGTGGTCGTTCAGCGGGACGAGGATCGGGTCGTCCCACTCGACTCGCTCTTGCAGGATCTCGCGAGTGACTTCGAATCGCTGTTCGTCCTTCGGGTCCGGTAGGACATCGCTGCGCAGTTCGTCCCACGTGAGGTCGCCGTCGATGAGTTTCTCGATCTGGTTGCGGTCTGTGTCTGCCATCGTATCACTCCTCCTGGTCGAATCGGAAGTCGTCGTCTACGTCCCAGAACTCCCGGAAGAACGCGCCCCAGTCCGCGGACTGGTCGAACACGCCCTCGTACATCCACTTCGCCGGGTCGCTGACGTCGCCCTCGACGACCCGCTCGCGCTCGTCCTCGTAGAATTCGTCGTACGGGCGGGTCTCCTCGCGGCGCGTCTCCATGAGTTCCTCGCGACGCTGCTCGGTTGCATCCTCGTCGACGGTGAACTCGCGCTCGTCCTCGTCGAACTCACCGACGACGCCGTACACCTGTTCGACGATGTCGGGCGTGTAGATCCCGTCCTCGACGTCTTCGACCACGAGTTCGATCGATCGCTCGAGCGGATCCCCGTAGCCGGGGCCGCCGCCCATCTGATAGTGAACGAGGTCGTGGTTCTCGTACTCCTCCGGGAAGTACAGGCCCTTCTGACTTCGCCGGACGTCGCCTTCGATATCCTCGTCGAACGATTCGGGGGGCGAGTCGCCGATCGGGTAGGGCTCCTCGTTCTCGAATCGGTCTTCGAGGTCGGTGTCGTGGGCTCGCAGCGAGTAGTTCAGCGAGTTGGGGTACCCGCCGGCCATTCCCGAGGTCGTGAAGCCGACGCCGGGGACGACGTGTTTGTACAGGGAGACGTCCGAACTGTTCGAGACCATCCGGATTCCTTCCCAGCCGGAGCCCCCTCGATACTTGCCGTGGCCCGCCGTGTTCGGTTTGACCTGCCGGGAGAGGTACGGAAGCCCCCACTCGATGAGCTCCCATTCCTCGACGTCGCCCATGTCGGACTCGGGGTTCCACATGGCGTAGCCCCAGTCGAGTCCGTCTCGAACGGCCGACGCACCCAGTCCCTGGCAGGAGTGTTCGAAGGGGGCAACGGGGAAGTACTGATCCGTCGGCTCGTACAGGCCACCGCCCTGAAGCGGATCGCCGGTCTCGGAGTAGCCGGTGACGACCTCCTCGCGGAACCCGCGCGCGAAGAACGCTCGCGAGACGTTCTTCCAGAAGGCGTTGTACGTCGGCATCAGCGATCCCCACGAAGTGTGGAACGATCGGCTCGGGTCCTCGGGATTGACGATGCTCCCCTCGGGATAGTTCGTGTCGACGGCGAAGTACGAGCCGTCGTTGACCTTCCCGTCGTGTAACAGGCTCTGGGTGAGCGATACCCAGAGTCCGCCCTCCATCGCGCCTTCGGCGCAGTTGTACGCGTGCGGTCCGGGCGGGCTCGCCCCTTCCATGTCGAGGGTCAGGCCGCCGTCCGCGTCCACCCTGACCTCGACGGGCAGGTGGTTCAGCATGTCCTGCTTCGACGACGGTTTCCAGGCCTCGTCTCCGAACGGGACGGGCATGAAACTCGAGTCGCGGTACGTTCCCGGGAAGAGTCGCTCTTTAACCCGGGAGTGCAGCGTCTGGCGCCCCTCTTCGACGGCTTCGCGGGAGAACTGCTTGAACGTCTCGACGCCGACGTCGTCGATCATCGACTTGACCGCGTTGCGGATCATGTGACACCCGGCCAGCCGACACTTCTCGTCGAGGTCCCAGTACATCGGCGTCCGCACGGCCCGCTGGGCGCGGTCGCGCCAGTCCTGGAAGAGTTCGTCGTTCTCGCCGATCTTCTCACAGGTGGCGTACAGACCGTCCTCGTAGCGGGTCGTACTCGCTAACTGGTCGTGGCCGCGGGTCATCCCGCCGATGTCGACCTGGTGAGTGACGCCGTCGACCCACGCGACGAGTTCGTCGTCGTGGAAGATCGGAACGATCGTGTGGACGTCCGTCGTGTGGACGTTGCCGAGATCGTTGTCGTTGTTACAGAAGATATCACCGGGCTGGATGCCGCGGTCGTGTTCGTAATCCTCTTCGATCATGTACTTGATCGCCAGCGAGCCGGTGTGAACGTGGACGATGATCCCCGTCGAGAGCGCGATGCAGTCGCCCTCTGGCGTGTACACTTGGAAACACAGTTCGCCGATCTCGCGGACGATCGGCGATGCACTGACGTGCAGCGCCGTCTCCCGCGCGGAAACGAGCGCCCCGCGAAGCTGGGAGAACATCTGTTCGTACTCGAACGGCCGGTCCGCTTTCATCCCGAGTTCGTCGAGACCGTAGTATCGGTCGGTCTCCTCGAGGTGGCGATCGCTCTCCTCGAGCATCTCGTGAAGCGTCTTGCCGTCCCAGCCGATCGGGGGATCGACCCGTTCGTACTGGACCTCGTCGGTCTCTAGCTGTTGGTCTGGTTTACTCATGAGTCGGTTTGCTGAAGGTGGAAGATGCGGTTGTTGTCGAGCGGTGCCTCGAAGCCCGGCGGAACGAGCGTCGTCGTCGCGGGTGCCTCGATCACGGCCGGCGACTCGACGACGTTACCGGCCCGCAGGTCGGACATCTCCCACAGCGCTGCGTCGTGCCAGGCGCCGTCCCAGTAGATCTCTCGCTCGCCGCGACTCGCCTCCTCGGGCGGCGTCTCCTCGCCCGGCTCTTCGTCCGGCAGGGTCGGGCTCGGCGACGGGGCGATCCCGGTCCCGACGGCCATCGTGATGGTGTATCCCTGCTCCGGGCTCTGGGCGGCGCGCTGGAATACTCGCTCGAACTCCCGGTCGTAGACGTCGATGACGTCGACGAGGTCGTCCGCCGAGAGCTCGCCGGACCAGATCTCCTGCGGGATCGTCACCTCGAGATCGTCGAGCATGCCGGTGTACTGCATGCGGACGGCGGGCTTGAAGCGCATCTCCTCGACGTCGATCCCGTCACGTTCGAAGGCGTCTTCGGCCTGCTCGTGGAGTTTCTGCAGCGTGTCGGTCAGTGCCGTTGCGGCTTCGTCGGCGTTGCTCAGATCCGGCTGGATTACTAGATCGAGCGAGTGGTCGTATCGGTAGGCATAATCGGCCGTCGCACACCCAAACGCCGAGAACGCAGCCGCCCAGTCCGGGATGAGAACGTCTTTGAATTCGAGTGACTCGGTGTAGCCGGCCGCGTGCAGCGGTCCACCGCCGCCGTAGCTCACGAGGTTGTAGTTTTCCGGGCTGTAACCGAGTCCGAGGATCATCGCTCGAAGCTCGTTCGTCATATTGCGCTCGACGATGTCGAGCACTCCGCGGGCCGTCTCGTAGGGATCCTGGTCCAGCGGGCCCGCGATCTGGTCTTCGACGTACTCCTCGGCTCGATCGACGTTCAGATCGATGTCGCCGCCCAGGAAGTAGTCCGGGTTCAGGTAGCCGAGCATTGCGGTACAGTCGGTGACGGTCGGCGTCTCGAGACCGCTCTCCTCGTTACAGACGCCGACGAGGTATCCCGCCGAGTCGGGACCGACCTCGATGCGGTTCGACGCCTTGTCGACCCGCACGTAGGAACCGGTCCCCGAACCGATGGTGTCCATCGCCGTCATCGGAATGTTCACCATGAACTGGGCGAGCGATTGGTCCCAGCGCGTCGGGTAGTGCCCCTCGGTGATGAGACCGACGTCGAAACTCGTGCCGCCGACGTCCGAACAGACGAGGTTGTCGATGCCGAGCTCGTCGGCGAGAAACTCGCCGCCGAAGATCCCCCCGATCGGGCCGGAGACCATCGTCTCGACGAGCCAGTCGTGGTCCGGCGAGACCGTCCCACCTGAGGAAGAGAGCACCCTGAACGGCGAGTCGTTGCCCTGCTCTTGGAGCGATTCTTCGATTCCCCGAAGTTGCTCTCGCGACGGATCGACGGCGTAGGCTTCGAGAATCAGGCTGTTCAACCGTGGGAGTTCACCCCTGACAGGATTCTGTTCAGAGGACAGCCAGACTGGAACCTCGACACCCCGCTCGTCCATCACGTCCTCAGCGATCGCCTTGATGCGCTGCTCGTGTTCCGGGTTCTGATAGGAGTACACGAGCGACACACAGATGACGCGAACGCCGCGATCGAGCAGGTCTTCGATGGCCTCGCGCGCTTCCGACTCATAAAGCGGAACGAGTTCCTGTCCTGCCATCCCGACTCGACTTCGAACGCCGCGGATGTTCTCTCGCGGAACGATCGGTTCCGGATGTTCGTGTTCGCGGGCGTGAAGCCGCCCCGAATACGGCAGGTCCACCCACGACTGGATGCCGCGACCGAATCGATGAGTATCCTCGTACCCCTTGTTCGTGATGACACCAATGTTCCCCTCGCCCTCTCGTTCGAGCAGGCGATTGAGCATCGCCGTTCCGGAATAGACGGTCCCGCGGAGCGTGTCAGCGGAATCCTCGATCGAGGTGCCCCAGTAGCCGAGGGCGTCGTCGAACGAGTCGATGACACCCTCGGATTCGTCTTCGGGTGTTGTCTGTGCTTTTCCGACGGTATAGTTCCCCTCGTGGTCGACGACGAACGTGTCGGTCATCGTTCCGCCCGTGTCGAGCGAAAGGAGTTCCGGATCGTTCGTATCCTCCACTGCCATCGTCTCTACCTCCTGATTACTCGCCAGTCATCACCTGGCGAAAATTTGATTGGTAATACCATGCAACCACCCGTCCTACGTTAGCACTTAACAAGATTGGCCCGAAGGCCGGTGATATATATCAGGACTTTATACCGCTACAGTTGGGATCCGAACAGGACCGAGAGGAGCCGTTGCTGGGCGTTGCGCAGGCGCTCGCTGATTGCGGACTGGCTCGTTTCGAGCTGTTCGGCGATTTCCTTCCCGGTCGCTTCCTGTGGGACCCGAAAGTATCCCATCCGGTAGGCAACTTCCAGGACCAGCAGTTGATCCGGGGTCAGTTTTCCGTGAACCGTATGCTTCAGGTCGTTCCCGCCGAGCGGAAAGCCGATGTCGTCGATCTGCTCGGTGCCGAGTAACTCGAATCCCGCATACGTTCGTTCGAGGTCGTTGGCGAACTCTTTCAAGTGGTTCCAGTCCCGGACGGTGGCGACCACCCGCAGCCGATCGTCCTCGAGCAGGATCCGATGGGGGAGCGCTCGACAGCGGGTGATCTCGGAAAGCACGAACTCCGGGACCTCGTCGACGAACAGGACGGCATGGTAGACTGGTGGATCACCGCCGACGGTCCAGCAATCGAGGACCTCGATCGCGGACCGGGTATCTAGAGTCATTTCGGGATCGGTCTCGCCTCCCACGAACGTCAGGTACTCGAACCACTGTCCGGCGCCCGCGTAGATCGCATTGTCCAGTTCGATCGTCCCGAACCGGTCGCCGGCACCGACGAAGCGTGCGAGCCGGTCATCGGCGCGCAGCTGAAATCGCACCCGGAGGAAATCGCCAGGCATTACCAGTACGGTTCTCGAAGTAACCGCTTGTCGATCTTCCCGTACGGTGTCTCCGGGAGCTGTCCGACCGTATCTATCGACTCTGGAAGAGCGCGGTCCGGCAGATCTCCGGCAGAGAACGCCCGGAGTTCCTCGGCCGTGAGTTCGGCGTCGTCCGCGGGAACGACTATCGCCTTCACTCGTTGATCGATCCTGATCCGATCGAGGCCGTCGGCCGCTCGCGTCGGTTCCGTCGGGACGCCGATAACCGCAACCTGGCTAACGTCGGGATGACGCTGGATGACGCTCTCGACCTCGGTCGAGTACACCGCCTCGCCGTCGACCGTGAGGACGTCCTGGATGCGATCGAGGACGTACAACCGCCCCTCGTCGTCGAGGTAACCGACGTCGCCGGTTCGAATCCAGCCGTCGGCGTCGAAGGGGCCGTCTCGGTTCAGATAGCCGTCGACGGCGTACGGCGACCGGATCCCGATTTCACCGACGTCGTCGTCCCAGTTCGTCTCGTCGTCGAAGATCGTGATCTCGGCTAACTGGGCTCGAAGGCCCGCCGATCGGAGCCAGTGGTCGTCCTCGGGATCGTGTTTCGACTTCGGCAGCACGGCCACCAGATTCGGTACCTCGGTCAGGCCGTAGAATTGGACGAACACCTTGCCGAGTCGGTCGAGACCTTCGGCCAGTCTGGCCGGCGGGATGGGTGCCGACCCGTAGGTCAGCGTTTCCAGACTGTCGAGATCGTGATCGTCGATCGCCGGCTCGTCCAGCAGACGTGCGATCATCGTGGGGATGAGGTACGTCCACGTGATCCCCTCCCGGTCGATCGTCCGAAGAACCCGCTGCCCGTCGAACTGCTGTTGCAGATGCACCGTTCCGCCCTGCATCAGTCCGGCGAGGACGAATTTCCCGGCAGAGTGCCCGAGCGGCGTCACCAACAGCATCTCGACGCCGTGGTGGACCTCGAGTTCGTTGACGTGGGCGTACATGTTCAGGATGGTCGCGTAGTGGGTGTGAACCGTTCCCTTCGGAGGACCGGTCGTACCGCCGGTGTAGTGGATCGCAGCCGCGTCGTCCGGAGCCGTTGCGATCGACGGCGGATCGGCGTCGACTCTCGAGAGCATCTCGCAGAACTGGTGAAAGCCAAGCGGCGGCGCTGATTCGTCTCCGACGCCGATGAGGTAGTTGAACTCGAAGGCCTCTTGTCGGAGCTGCTGGATGGTCTCGAAGTGCTCCGGTCCGACGACCAACGTCTTGACGTTCGCATCTTCGAGGATCGGACCGATCGTCGACTGGTCTACCTGGTAATTGAATGGGACAGCGACGACGCCAGCCCGTGCGGCGCCGAGTTGTGCGATGAGGTACTCGAGTCGATTGCTGAGCAGTATTCCGACGAAGTCTCCGTTGCCAAGTCCGATTGATGCGAGTACGTTCGCGAATCGTGCAGTTCGATCGCCGAGTTCGCCGTACGTCAGTTCTTGCCGTTCGTCGACGATCGCCGTCCGTTCGTCGTACCGATCGAAGAGGCCGGCGTAAAACCGGTCGAGCGTCATCACTGCCTCGCCGTTCCTTCGATCGTTCATTGCTAGTGCCTCACACACTATTTTCTGAAATATAAATCAGGGTGCCAACCGAGGGAGGGGCAGCCGGATATCGGGAGAAAGCGATCGATCGGTTCACAGCGCGGACGGGTGAGGGCGGATCGAAACAGCCACGCGATTCGGTTCCCACTCTCGGGCGAGTCTTCCTATCCCGGCCGTCGACACGCATCTGCGCCTCGGGCCTTGTTTAGACGCCCCTGAATGGACGAGTCAGGAGTCCCTTCGTCTAACCAGAATACGGTGGTGACCACCTCACGGTCCAGTTTCGTATGTAGAGAACAACGCGTGAGAGCCGATTGTTTCCGCATCTAAACACGGCCTGCGCCTCGTATTCAGCGCGGTCTTCTGAGTCTCCGTACGACGATCCGTTCCTCGAAACGGCTCGTCCTGGAGGAGTAGACGATGGCGACCGCGTGCGAGTCGAACGGAAATTTACACGTACCCGGCATCAATCTTGAGCGGCCGACCGGTTACGTACGACGCATCATCACTCGCGAGGAACGCGACGCAACTGGCTACCTCCTCCGGCTCACCCCATCGATCGAACGCCGTTCGAAGCGGCGCCTGTTCTCTCATTTCGTCGGTAAACCATGTCCGCGTCATGCTCGTATCGATCAGTCCCGGACAGATGGCATTGACTCGGATCCCGTGTTCACCGAGTTCTGCTGCGATTGATCGGGTGAAATGCAAAACTGCCGCTTTCGTGAGGCCGTACGTGGTTATTTCGGACGGAAGCCAGCCCGCCATCGATGACGTGTTGATGATGGATCCACTCTCCTGATCTTTCATGATTGGCAACACGGCATGGCAGCCGTTCCAAACGCCCATGATATTGACGTCGATCAACTCAGCAACGTGTTCAGGGTCGGTTTCTTCGAAGTTCTGCATTTCGCCGATGCCTGCATTGTTGAATAGAACGTCGACCGACCCGAACCCTTCAGCAGTTTCGATCAGCGCGTCCTCGAAGTCGTCGTAGTCCTGGACGTCGAGTTCTCGGAAATACGCGTCGCCGTCCGCGTCTTCCGCCGCTGTGATCTTCTCGACCGTTTCTTCGCCACCCTTTCGATCGATATCGGCCACGCAAACGTCGACGCCCTCTTCGGCGAGTCGAATGGCCGTCGCGCGGCCGATTCCCGATGCACCACCGGTAACGAAGCCGCTTTTATGCGCTAATCCACGCATACGTTTCCTTCCCACAAACTAACATATAGCATTTATCGCCGGGAGTGTACGTGGATCGCCTCGGTTGAGAGCCCGTGTCCGAAGAGAAGTAGATTAGAACACGGACTCGATCCCAGCTTTGATACGCTCGGTCCCCGGGATCACTTCGGTCTCGAGTGTCGGACTGACCGGAATAGGTACATCCTTCACACCGATCGTCTTCGGCGGTGCATCGAAGCTGAAGAAGTGATTTTCGACGATTTCGTTCGCGATGTGACTTTGCGTGCCGTAGCGTTCGACGGTTTCGTCGACGACGACGAGTCGCCCCGTCTTCTCGACGCTTTCGGCGATCGTCTCGGTATCCAGGGGCGCGAACGTGCGTGGATTGATGAGTTCGACGTTGACGTCGAGATCAGCGGCAGCTTCTTTCGCCCGATGGAACATAACCTGGGTGGCTACGACAGTGACATCTTCGCCTTCTTCTTCGACGACTGCTTCGCCGAGCGGAAGCGTGTACTCCTCGTCTGGAACTTCGCCCTGCGTCTCGACGAGCGCTTTGTGTGGCAGGTAGAACACCGGATTATCGTCCCGAATGGCGCTTTTGAGCAGCCCCTTCGCGTCGTACGGCGTCGTCGCGGTGACGACGACCCACCCCGGCACGTTGCCGAGCCACGAGTGGACGGACTGCGAGTGTTGCGCGCCCGCACCGATCCCCGCGCCGGACGGGGCGAAGATCGTCAGCGGCACTTCGAGACTGCCACCGCTGACGTACGGCTGTTTCGGGATCTGATTGAAGATCTCGTCGCCGGCGGTCGCCGCGAAGTCGGCGAACTGTAGTTCCGCGACGGGCCGGATGCCGCCGACCGCGGCACCCAGTGCCATCCCCGCGATTCCGATCTCCGCGAGCGGCGTGTTCCGAACTCGATCGTCATCGTACTTTTCGTGGAGGCCCGCCGTTTCGCCGAAGTTACCGCCGAAGTCCTCGACGTCTTCGCCGAAGAGGATGACGTCGTCGTCCCGATCCATTTCCTCGTCGATCGCCTCCGCAACCGCCTCGATGTACGTGATCTCTCGGGTCATTCCTGCTCACCCTGGCCGTAGAGGGGGGTCTTGTAGACGTGTTCGTAGGCCGCTTCCGGTTCCGGGTCGGGACTCTCGCGGGCGTACTCGACAGCCTCCTGGACCTCGCGCTCGATGGTGTCGATTATGTCCTCGATCTCGCTCTCGCTCACCACGCCCGCTTCGAGAACCCGCTCTCGATAGTTCTTGACCGGGTCTTTTTCTTCGAGCGCCCGCTCGAGTTCCTCCTCGTCACGGTAGGTCTCTTTGTCGCCCTCGAAATGGGGGTTGAGCCTGGCGACCCGGCTTTCGATGACCGTCGGCCCGCCGCCGTCGCGGGCCCGGTCGATGGCTTCGGAGACGGTGTGGTACACCGTCTCCACGTCACTTCCGTCGATACTCTCGGTGGGGATGTTAACCGGATCTCCGTAGTCGGAGAGTCGGTCCGGCGGTAACGACTCGGATGGCGTCGATATCGCCCACCCGTTGTTCTCGATAATGAACACGACGGGAAGGTCCCAGTATGCGGCGAAGATGAGTGCCGTGTGGAACGATCCGCGACTCGTCCCGCCATCACCGATAGTCGTCACTGCCACGTTGTCCGTTCCCTTCATCTCCTCCGCCAGTGCGAGTCCGACCGCAGGATTCTGCCCGGAACCGATCGTCGCGGCGTGGCCGTACAGTTTCCGATCGACCTTGGAGACGTGCATCTGACCGCCGTGTCCCTTGTTCGATCCCCCAGTTCGACCGTAGAGTTCCGCCATGATCTCGCCGAGCGGGACACCTTTAACGATGTACTGTCCGACGAGTCGTGCACCGCCGACGGCCAGCCAGTCGTCGTCTCGCATTGCCGCCGCCATTCCGGCGTGAGAACCCTCGTGCCCCCGATCGAGGTGGACGAATCCGGGAATTTCGCCTTCCTCGTATCGAGCCTTCGTCTCCTCTTCGAATATCTTGATTCGAAGCATCTCCTGGAGGAGATGCTTGGCCATTTCATCATCTACGCTGACGTCATGTGTCATATGACACCACGTAACGAGAATCCCATAGTGTTAGTCATAAAACTATCCCAGAGTGGGAAATAGACGAGAATCTACTGCTCGTCTCGGGTGTAATCCGTAAGAACGGTCAGAAAATTACGGGCGCCAGGTAGTTTTATATCGAAAGATATTGCGAATGGGGCCATGCGATTAGTTAACAATCATGCTATCGTGACGGGTGGTGCGCAAGGCATCGGACGCGGGATCGCCGAGGAGCTCATGGAGCACGGGGCGTCGGTCGTTCTTGCTGACATCGACGAGGAGGGTGCCCGCGAAACGAGCGAAGAACTCACCGAGACGTACGACGGAGAGGCGATCGCTATTCGCTGTGATGTGACGGATTCGGAGACCGTCGACCGAATGGTCGATCGATCCGTCGACCAGTTCGGTGAGATCGGGATTCTCGTCAACAACGCCGGTGCGGCAGACCTGGCCCGGACCTGGGAAATGCCCGAATCCGAGTGGCGGCAGACGGTCGACGTCTGTCTGAACGGCCCGTTCCTGTGCACGAAAGCGGTCCTCAATCACGTTCTCGACGCAGGTCACGATGGAGCGATCGTCAACGTGAGTTCGCTGAACTACAGCGCCGCTACCGACGGCTTACCCCACTATTCGGCTGCGAAGGCCGGCGTAAGTCAGTTCACAAAAGTCGTCGCGGCAGAGGCCGGCCGTCACGGAATTCGGGTCAACGCCGTCGCACCAGGGTCTACGCGAACACCGATGACCGAAGAAAACGGGCTTCTCGAGGGCAAGATCGGCGAGGAGTTCCTCGACCGAACGGTACTCGAGAGACGGTTCGGCGAACCGGGGGACGTCGCGAACGTAGTCGCATTTCTCTGCTCCGAGTATGCACAATGGGTGACCGGGGAGACGATCTATGTCGACGGCGGACAGCACATCCGCGGTCTCCACAGCTACTGGGATACGCTCGACGAGATGGGAGCGTTCGAGGACTGACGCTCCCACACTTGGGCACTTACTATCCCAGCGCGGGAATCCTCGCTTTTCAGGATAGGGAGGATGTCAAGGTTCCACGAGGATCTTGACGTCGGTACTCTCCGGATCGATCAGCGATTCGAACGCGTCGTCGACGTCTTCCAGCGGCACTTCTCCAGTGACAAGTTTCTCGGGAGAGAGACGACCATCGGCCATCATCGAGAGCGTCATCGGGAACTCGTCCACGTACGCGAACGCCCCCGTAACGGTTCGTTCCGCCTGCATGATGTCGTTCGGATGGATGGACGCGTTCTCCTCGAAGACGCTCACGACGACCACCGTTCCGTCGTATTTCGTCGATCGCATCGACTGCGTCAACGTCTCGCTGACGCCGGCGACCTCGAAGGCGACATCGACGCCGCCATCGGAGATTTCGGTAAACCGATCGATCGGTTCCTCTTCCTGCGGATCGACGACCATACTTGCGCCGAGATCGGCCGCGATTTCTCGTCTCGCTTCTCGGGGTTCACTAACCAGCACGCGATTCGCCCCGGCAGCAATCGCGGCGTCGACGATGCCGAGTCCGATCGGGCCAGCACCGAAGACGGCGACGTCGTCACCCATCTGCAGGTCCGACCGTCGGACAGCGTGAACGGAGACGCTCATCGGTTCGGC
The nucleotide sequence above comes from Halosolutus halophilus. Encoded proteins:
- a CDS encoding thiamine pyrophosphate-dependent dehydrogenase E1 component subunit alpha codes for the protein MTHDVSVDDEMAKHLLQEMLRIKIFEEETKARYEEGEIPGFVHLDRGHEGSHAGMAAAMRDDDWLAVGGARLVGQYIVKGVPLGEIMAELYGRTGGSNKGHGGQMHVSKVDRKLYGHAATIGSGQNPAVGLALAEEMKGTDNVAVTTIGDGGTSRGSFHTALIFAAYWDLPVVFIIENNGWAISTPSESLPPDRLSDYGDPVNIPTESIDGSDVETVYHTVSEAIDRARDGGGPTVIESRVARLNPHFEGDKETYRDEEELERALEEKDPVKNYRERVLEAGVVSESEIEDIIDTIEREVQEAVEYARESPDPEPEAAYEHVYKTPLYGQGEQE
- a CDS encoding SDR family NAD(P)-dependent oxidoreductase, producing MRLVNNHAIVTGGAQGIGRGIAEELMEHGASVVLADIDEEGARETSEELTETYDGEAIAIRCDVTDSETVDRMVDRSVDQFGEIGILVNNAGAADLARTWEMPESEWRQTVDVCLNGPFLCTKAVLNHVLDAGHDGAIVNVSSLNYSAATDGLPHYSAAKAGVSQFTKVVAAEAGRHGIRVNAVAPGSTRTPMTEENGLLEGKIGEEFLDRTVLERRFGEPGDVANVVAFLCSEYAQWVTGETIYVDGGQHIRGLHSYWDTLDEMGAFED
- a CDS encoding zinc-binding dehydrogenase, with protein sequence MVEVDIAYTGICGSDVHEYKIGPVPIRAEDQDHHIRESEWDEQLPKNMGHEIAGTVTTVGEGVEDVSVGDDVALNILLSCGECQYCREGKVQLCTAYDGAVVDSAGFAESIVVPAEAAVPVPDSVPLRHAALAEPMSVSVHAVRRSDLQMGDDVAVFGAGPIGLGIVDAAIAAGANRVLVSEPREARREIAADLGASMVVDPQEEEPIDRFTEISDGGVDVAFEVAGVSETLTQSMRSTKYDGTVVVVSVFEENASIHPNDIMQAERTVTGAFAYVDEFPMTLSMMADGRLSPEKLVTGEVPLEDVDDAFESLIDPESTDVKILVEP